In Nicotiana tabacum cultivar K326 chromosome 2, ASM71507v2, whole genome shotgun sequence, the following proteins share a genomic window:
- the LOC107830262 gene encoding E3 ubiquitin-protein ligase PUB23-like — protein MDEIQVPPYFICPISLEMMRDPITVSTGITYDRENIEKWIFSAKNNTCPVTKQSLKGTELTPNVTLRRLIQSWCTLNASHGIERFPTPKPPISKPQIMKLLKEAKSPEMQMKCLKSLRSIASENDANKRCMESAGAAEFLASIISSNPNDEGFGSLTGTKDEALSILYHLKLSEHGLRSLIMGGNGEFIESLTRIMQPGSYESRAYAVMLLKKAFNSFEILSLKQEFFTQVVQVLSDEISQKASKASLQILVNVCQWGRNRVKAAEADAVRVLVNLLLDSTDKRACELMLMLLDQLCQSAEGRAELLKHAAGLAIVSKKILRVSKLASERAIKILHSISKFSATPTVVQEMLNLGVVAKLCLVLQVDCGSKTKDRAREILKLHAKAWRSSPCVPVNLLSTYPF, from the coding sequence atggaTGAAATTCAAGTACCTCCTTATTTTATCTGTCCAATTTCTCTAGAGATGATGAGAGACCCCATTACAGTCTCAACAGGAATAACATATGATCGAGAAAACATTGAGAAATGGATATTCTCTGCCAAGAATAACACTTGTCCGGTTACAAAACAATCCCTCAAAGGAACAGAGTTGACTCCAAATGTCACTCTCCGACGATTAATCCAATCATGGTGTACTCTCAACGCTTCCCATGGCATCGAAAGGTTTCCTACGCCGAAGCCTCCAATCAGTAAGCCCCAGATCATGAAACTCCTGAAAGAGGCAAAATCTCCTGAAATGCAAATGAAATGTCTCAAGAGCTTAAGATCCATTGCTTCCGAGAACGATGCTAACAAACGCTGCATGGAATCCGCAGGGGCAGCTGAGTTCTTAGCTTCTATTATAAGTAGTAATCCGAATGACGAGGGTTTTGGGTCGTTGACGGGAACTAAAGATGAAGCGCTAAGCATCCTTTACCATCTCAAATTATCTGAACATGGATTGAGATCACTTATTATGGGTGGAAATGGAGAATTCATCGAGTCGTTGACACGAATCATGCAACCTGGAAGCTATGAGTCTAGGGCATACGCAGTGATGCTACTGAAAAAAGCATTTAATTCATTTGAAATTCTGAGTTTAAAGCAAGAGTTCTTCACCCAAGTGGTTCAAGTCTTGAGTGATGAGATCTCTCAGAAGGCGTCCAAAGCATCATTGCAGATTCTAGTGAATGTGTGTCAATGGGGGAGGAACAGAGTGAAAGCAGCGGAGGCAGATGCGGTTAGAGTTTTGGTGAATCTTCTCCTCGATTCGACGGACAAAAGGGCTTGTGAATTGATGCTAATGTTGTTGGATCAGCTTTGTCAAAGTGCAGAAGGAAGAGCTGAGCTTTTGAAGCATGCTGCAGGATTAGCCATTGTTTCCAAGAAAATCCTTAGGGTATCTAAATTGGCAAGTGAAAGGGCTATCAAGATTTTGCATTCAATCTCCAAGTTTTCGGCTACACCAACTGTTGTTCAAGAGATGTTGAATTTAGGCGTGGTGGCAAAGCTTTGTTTGGTGCTTCAAGTTGATTGTGGAAGTAAGACAAAAGATAGAGCCAGAGAAATTCTCAAATTGCATGCTAAGGCATGGAGAAGTTCTCCTTGTGTACCCGTCAATTTATTATCAACATATCCATTTTAG